The following proteins are co-located in the Dyadobacter chenwenxiniae genome:
- a CDS encoding NAD(P)-binding domain-containing protein — protein MKIGIIGAGLIGKTLAAQFSAASHQVIMADAKGVESIQSIANLSGAKAVSMKTITDQIDLLVISVPLFAISELAKTLRGKTGEDVVLVPGSVCIPALSAAHAAIGCACRFSLSSHSIFTFNNHYRNISTTQKSTRRRVSRQLARPDSVGSTERVIHLYLTEAIAALPESYGTSDFGRATKGAALALRGKLALYRQDWASAEADFQAVRDMNYTLQPVYSQVFRSQTESNSEVIFSI, from the coding sequence ATGAAAATAGGAATCATTGGAGCCGGACTGATAGGCAAAACACTCGCTGCACAATTTAGTGCGGCATCACATCAGGTTATAATGGCAGATGCGAAAGGGGTAGAAAGTATCCAATCTATTGCCAACCTGTCCGGGGCAAAAGCAGTGTCTATGAAAACGATTACGGACCAAATCGACCTTCTTGTCATTTCTGTGCCATTATTTGCTATCTCCGAGCTGGCAAAAACACTGCGAGGAAAAACTGGCGAAGATGTAGTACTGGTTCCTGGATCTGTTTGTATTCCAGCTCTGTCAGCCGCACATGCTGCCATTGGTTGCGCTTGTCGTTTTTCGCTTTCATCACATTCCATCTTCACGTTCAACAATCACTACAGAAATATTTCTACTACTCAAAAATCCACCCGCCGCCGAGTTTCGAGGCAATTAGCACGGCCAGATTCAGTTGGATCAACCGAAAGGGTGATACACCTGTACCTGACAGAAGCCATCGCTGCATTGCCTGAAAGTTACGGCACCTCCGATTTCGGACGGGCAACGAAGGGAGCAGCATTGGCATTGAGAGGAAAACTAGCGCTGTACCGCCAGGATTGGGCGTCGGCAGAAGCAGACTTCCAGGCGGTTAGGGACATGAATTATACATTACAACCGGTTTATTCACAGGTGTTCCGCTCACAGACAGAAAGTAACAGTGAGGTGATTTTCTCGATCTAA
- a CDS encoding NADPH-dependent F420 reductase, with amino-acid sequence MKIGIVGVGHIGKTLAMKLAKAGHDVFVAGSSGPEKIHADVLATGAQAVTAQQAVQDKDVIILSIPLNRIPEIAPLFASVSEDTTVIDTSNYYPARDLKIDSIEAGQVESLWVVQQLGHSIAKAWNAIGSHSLVVNGKPAGSPDRIAIPIAADRDADRELTMKLVDDTGFNAFNTGSLANSWRQQPGAPAYCTDLTLTEIQAVIDTAEKDRLPKRRDLVVAAIMERMSSSTANPDADFGLRLSRALYM; translated from the coding sequence ATGAAAATAGGAATTGTAGGCGTAGGCCATATTGGAAAGACATTGGCGATGAAGTTGGCCAAAGCAGGACATGATGTATTTGTGGCTGGTTCAAGTGGACCTGAAAAAATACATGCAGATGTACTTGCTACGGGTGCCCAGGCAGTTACAGCTCAACAAGCAGTACAAGACAAAGACGTAATCATTTTATCCATTCCCCTCAACCGCATTCCTGAAATCGCGCCACTTTTTGCATCGGTATCAGAAGATACAACGGTAATAGACACCTCTAATTATTATCCAGCCCGCGATTTGAAAATTGACAGCATTGAAGCAGGCCAGGTAGAAAGTTTATGGGTTGTTCAACAGTTGGGACATAGCATTGCCAAAGCATGGAATGCTATTGGCTCCCATTCTTTGGTAGTGAACGGGAAACCCGCCGGAAGCCCGGACCGTATTGCAATCCCTATCGCCGCGGATCGCGACGCTGACCGGGAGCTTACCATGAAACTAGTTGACGACACCGGATTTAATGCTTTCAATACGGGCTCCTTAGCAAATTCCTGGCGGCAGCAGCCCGGCGCGCCTGCCTATTGCACAGATCTGACATTAACTGAAATACAAGCCGTCATTGACACAGCAGAAAAAGACCGTCTTCCCAAACGCAGGGATCTAGTTGTGGCAGCTATTATGGAACGAATGAGCAGTTCGACGGCAAATCCAGATGCAGATTTTGGCCTACGTTTGAGCAGGGCATTGTACATGTAA
- a CDS encoding PIG-L family deacetylase — MMRFNLKNAAMCLCLAAGMQLPETQAQMPAKPSSAKILHDMQKLNVLGNILYMAAHPDDENTTFIAYMANGRQYNTSYLALTRGDGGQNLIGPEIREQLGLIRTQELLQARRVDGGKQYFSRANDFGFSKNPEEVFTIWERENLLADAVWVIRNVKPDVIVTRFPPDARAGHGHHSASSILAEEAFEAAADPKRFPEQLKFVQPWQAKRLMWNIGLWAMRNREEFIKSAKNYMQIDVGGYNALLGKSYGEISAESRSMHKSQGFGSIGSRGISVEYLQHTKGPRAQKDLFEDVNTTWTRVKGGEKIQPLVTALISGYKPANPAASVPALLKLKIELNKLPDGFWKTTKLNEVNEIIKNTLGLYLEATAFDYAFTPGETMQVSVEAINRSAANVVLQKVIFPFGSGDTAVATPLKYDTSLDFVFKTKIPENTPISQPYWLRKPIGYKGLFSVEDQHEIGRGENPPVAMVTYELALDGQKLHYETPVVFKRKDPVAGEVYQPLVVTPPVFANIVQDVYMFEDETPKNIVVAIKAGKDDCSGKVTLDLPAGWKLVPENIPFNMKLKGAEQTVTFQLYPPAQSQEAEIKAVLEVDGKDYDNSFAMISYGHIPAQVFFPKATARAVKLDLVKKGTNIGYLMGAGDLIPVSLRQIGYNVTVLDDKDVTPEKLSQYDAIVAGVRVYNTNERMKHYQGTLMDYVKNGGNLIIQYNTDMDLVMKDIGPYPFVLTRDRITVEGSEVRFLKPESPVLNIPNKITKADFENWVQERGLYFPQKWSPEYEAVISSNDPDGPALDGGILVAKYGKGNYVYTSLSWFRELPAGVPGAYRVFVNLLSLGK, encoded by the coding sequence ATGATGCGCTTTAACCTCAAAAACGCGGCAATGTGCCTGTGCCTTGCCGCAGGCATGCAGCTCCCCGAGACGCAGGCACAGATGCCCGCCAAACCATCGTCGGCCAAGATATTGCACGACATGCAGAAGCTCAATGTACTGGGAAATATCCTGTACATGGCAGCTCACCCCGATGACGAAAACACGACTTTTATCGCCTATATGGCCAATGGAAGGCAATATAACACCAGCTACCTGGCCCTCACCCGGGGCGACGGCGGACAAAACCTGATCGGTCCCGAGATCCGCGAGCAGCTTGGGTTGATCCGCACGCAGGAGCTTTTGCAGGCGAGGCGCGTGGACGGCGGGAAACAATACTTTTCGCGGGCTAATGATTTTGGTTTTTCCAAAAATCCGGAAGAGGTTTTTACAATCTGGGAAAGAGAAAATCTGCTGGCCGACGCCGTTTGGGTGATCCGTAATGTAAAGCCCGATGTGATTGTAACCCGCTTTCCGCCCGATGCGCGGGCTGGCCACGGGCATCACAGTGCTTCGTCGATCCTGGCCGAGGAGGCTTTTGAGGCAGCAGCCGATCCGAAACGTTTCCCCGAACAATTGAAATTTGTACAACCCTGGCAGGCCAAAAGGCTGATGTGGAATATTGGCTTGTGGGCAATGCGAAACCGCGAGGAATTTATCAAAAGTGCTAAAAACTACATGCAGATCGATGTGGGCGGGTATAATGCATTGCTCGGAAAATCATACGGAGAAATTTCGGCGGAAAGCCGGAGCATGCACAAAAGCCAGGGTTTCGGCTCCATTGGTTCACGCGGGATTTCGGTGGAATATCTGCAGCATACCAAAGGCCCAAGGGCGCAGAAGGACTTGTTTGAAGACGTGAATACCACCTGGACGCGGGTAAAAGGTGGTGAGAAAATCCAGCCGCTGGTTACCGCGCTCATCTCGGGTTACAAGCCAGCAAACCCCGCTGCCAGCGTTCCGGCATTACTGAAACTAAAAATCGAGCTGAACAAATTGCCCGACGGTTTCTGGAAAACCACCAAACTTAACGAGGTAAACGAGATCATTAAAAACACCCTTGGACTGTACCTGGAAGCCACTGCATTCGATTATGCATTTACACCCGGCGAAACCATGCAGGTATCCGTGGAGGCGATCAACCGTTCTGCGGCCAATGTGGTTTTGCAGAAAGTAATATTTCCTTTCGGATCGGGTGACACCGCAGTAGCAACGCCATTGAAGTATGATACCAGTCTTGATTTTGTATTTAAAACAAAAATCCCTGAAAACACCCCGATCTCCCAACCTTACTGGCTGCGCAAACCGATTGGCTACAAAGGACTTTTCTCTGTGGAAGATCAGCATGAAATAGGCCGCGGCGAGAATCCGCCGGTAGCTATGGTCACATACGAACTGGCATTGGACGGGCAGAAGCTGCACTATGAAACGCCGGTTGTTTTCAAGAGAAAAGACCCGGTGGCGGGAGAGGTGTACCAACCTCTGGTAGTGACGCCGCCGGTTTTTGCCAATATTGTGCAGGATGTGTATATGTTTGAAGACGAGACGCCTAAGAATATTGTCGTGGCGATTAAAGCCGGGAAAGACGATTGCTCGGGCAAGGTAACCCTTGATTTGCCTGCGGGCTGGAAATTGGTCCCTGAAAACATTCCCTTCAATATGAAACTGAAAGGAGCGGAGCAAACTGTTACTTTTCAACTTTACCCACCTGCCCAATCACAGGAAGCAGAAATAAAGGCGGTTCTGGAAGTAGATGGCAAAGATTATGACAACAGCTTTGCCATGATCAGTTACGGCCACATTCCGGCGCAGGTATTTTTCCCAAAAGCCACCGCTCGGGCTGTGAAATTGGATCTTGTTAAAAAAGGGACCAACATTGGTTACCTGATGGGCGCCGGCGATCTGATTCCCGTGAGCCTGCGGCAGATCGGTTACAATGTGACGGTGCTAGACGATAAGGATGTAACGCCCGAAAAGTTGAGCCAGTACGATGCGATTGTGGCTGGTGTGCGGGTTTACAACACTAATGAGCGGATGAAGCATTACCAGGGCACGCTCATGGATTATGTCAAAAACGGGGGTAACCTGATCATCCAATACAATACGGATATGGACCTTGTGATGAAGGATATCGGCCCGTACCCGTTTGTCCTCACCCGCGACCGCATTACCGTGGAAGGTTCGGAAGTACGTTTTCTGAAACCCGAGAGCCCGGTTCTCAATATTCCAAACAAGATCACCAAAGCCGATTTTGAAAACTGGGTACAGGAACGCGGACTTTATTTCCCTCAGAAATGGTCGCCCGAATACGAAGCCGTGATCTCATCGAATGATCCCGACGGCCCTGCGCTCGATGGCGGAATTTTGGTAGCGAAATATGGCAAAGGTAATTATGTATACACCAGCCTGTCGTGGTTCCGGGAGCTGCCTGCGGGTGTTCCGGGTGCGTACCGGGTATTTGTGAACCTGCTTTCGCTGGGGAAATAA
- a CDS encoding RagB/SusD family nutrient uptake outer membrane protein, with product MGTRATSGSCWTNGIPSPTLVDMYENLDGSPFDWNKVIPGFSAMTTDQESALFSDSTKVQKAYQNRDLRLQASVIIPYAKYTGASNVVYTLGWPYKGSAAPFRHIQNNWNANAIYVWRKFVSVGDESLLRENGPIDFAVIRLADVLLMYAEARTQHLAAEGLSYSLSADGRSLAQANNSPILEFTGRTLKTRRFQTRDYLWPIPQAEIDQNNLLPQNPGWE from the coding sequence TTGGGCACCCGCGCTACGAGCGGCTCCTGCTGGACCAATGGCATTCCTTCCCCCACGCTGGTTGATATGTACGAAAATCTGGACGGCTCGCCATTTGACTGGAATAAGGTGATACCAGGATTCTCGGCAATGACGACGGATCAAGAAAGTGCTTTGTTTTCTGATTCAACAAAAGTGCAGAAGGCCTATCAGAACCGTGACCTACGTCTGCAGGCCAGCGTGATCATTCCTTATGCAAAATACACAGGCGCAAGTAACGTTGTATACACGCTCGGCTGGCCCTACAAAGGCTCGGCGGCGCCTTTCCGTCACATACAAAATAACTGGAACGCTAATGCAATCTATGTTTGGCGCAAATTTGTGTCCGTTGGGGACGAAAGTCTTCTTCGGGAAAACGGGCCAATTGATTTTGCTGTGATCCGTTTGGCTGATGTGCTGCTGATGTACGCCGAAGCAAGAACCCAGCATCTGGCAGCGGAAGGATTGTCTTACAGCCTGTCCGCCGATGGAAGATCGCTGGCACAGGCTAACAATAGTCCGATCCTGGAATTTACCGGCAGAACGCTTAAAACAAGACGATTCCAAACGCGGGATTATCTATGGCCGATCCCGCAGGCAGAGATTGATCAAAACAATCTGTTGCCTCAGAACCCTGGCTGGGAATAG
- a CDS encoding RagB/SusD family nutrient uptake outer membrane protein: MKLKNFFLASLIAGSLWSCSQDFTDLTPVTQRSANGFYLTAGDMNTAINAAYRALQMNGTYNQSYWIMQEMRSDNTDQGPDGTGLGAELTVIDNFSEIATSEMIAAAYTDSYLGIARCNIVLDRIGAIEMDAALKERIKGEALFLRSLFFYNLAISFGNIPMPLSEAKSVAEGSSLPQLPASEIYKQLIVDLQAAETALPIKHAAADVGRATKGAAAALLGKVMLTAADKTGAAAALKRIVDGYGYSLLADYGSLWGLANKNNAESIFEVQFKGGGTGTGNSFTNAFSPLLRQTTGAFKNRPTVNMINAYERGDDRFLKSMDTSFVNSAGVLNTNSRNDTRFITKFGKENAFNENDASYNFVVLRYADVLLMLAEALGDSPEAYIYINRVRARAKLAPISAATAGTFEEKLLRERRVELAFENHRWADLLRFGKAAEMMTAQGKTARPLYLIPQRELDINASFKQN; this comes from the coding sequence ATGAAATTAAAAAACTTCTTTCTGGCCTCTCTAATCGCGGGAAGCCTGTGGTCATGCAGCCAGGATTTTACAGACCTTACTCCCGTAACCCAGCGGAGCGCTAATGGTTTTTACCTCACCGCGGGCGATATGAATACGGCCATCAATGCGGCTTACAGAGCATTGCAGATGAACGGCACTTACAACCAGAGCTATTGGATCATGCAGGAAATGCGTTCGGACAACACCGACCAGGGACCGGACGGGACAGGTCTGGGAGCTGAGTTGACGGTGATCGACAACTTCTCCGAAATCGCGACCAGCGAGATGATCGCCGCGGCTTATACGGACTCTTACCTGGGCATTGCGCGTTGCAACATCGTGCTCGACCGCATTGGAGCGATTGAAATGGACGCTGCATTGAAAGAGCGGATCAAAGGAGAGGCGCTGTTCCTGCGCTCACTGTTTTTCTATAATCTCGCGATCTCTTTCGGTAATATACCCATGCCGCTTTCGGAAGCTAAGTCTGTGGCCGAAGGCAGTTCGCTGCCGCAGCTGCCCGCGTCGGAAATTTACAAACAGCTGATCGTAGATCTTCAGGCTGCTGAAACCGCGTTGCCGATCAAGCACGCGGCGGCCGATGTGGGGCGGGCTACCAAAGGGGCAGCCGCTGCATTGCTGGGTAAGGTAATGCTTACTGCCGCTGATAAAACGGGCGCTGCCGCAGCGCTTAAAAGGATTGTGGACGGTTACGGGTATTCCTTGCTGGCGGATTATGGCAGTCTTTGGGGCCTGGCCAACAAGAACAATGCAGAATCGATCTTCGAGGTGCAGTTCAAGGGTGGGGGAACCGGCACGGGAAATTCATTTACCAATGCATTTTCGCCGCTGTTGAGGCAAACCACCGGCGCGTTTAAAAACCGCCCGACCGTGAACATGATCAATGCGTACGAGCGGGGCGACGATCGTTTTCTCAAATCCATGGATACCAGCTTTGTCAACAGCGCGGGGGTATTGAATACCAATTCGCGTAACGATACGCGCTTTATTACCAAGTTTGGAAAGGAAAATGCATTCAATGAAAACGATGCCTCTTACAACTTTGTGGTATTGCGCTATGCCGATGTGCTGCTAATGCTCGCCGAAGCGCTGGGCGATTCGCCGGAGGCTTACATCTATATCAATCGCGTGCGTGCGAGAGCCAAGCTGGCGCCGATCAGCGCTGCGACCGCCGGGACTTTCGAAGAGAAACTCCTTCGTGAACGCAGGGTGGAACTGGCCTTCGAAAATCATCGCTGGGCTGATCTGCTCCGTTTCGGAAAAGCGGCGGAAATGATGACCGCGCAGGGCAAAACTGCCCGGCCGCTTTACCTGATCCCGCAGCGGGAATTGGATATTAACGCTTCTTTTAAGCAAAACTAA
- a CDS encoding ATP-binding cassette domain-containing protein — protein MEQKSDIVLHKTAFGYPGAGNEPVLKDITLTIPHGKTTAIVGTSGSGKTTLLKLLLRFYEPNKGTIHLQGSPSKFLMSYATFSSVVVI, from the coding sequence ATGGAGCAAAAAAGTGATATAGTCCTACACAAAACAGCCTTCGGTTATCCGGGCGCAGGGAATGAACCTGTGTTAAAGGATATCACGCTGACAATACCACATGGCAAGACCACAGCAATCGTAGGGACAAGTGGCAGCGGAAAAACAACTCTTTTGAAATTATTGCTGAGGTTTTATGAACCCAATAAGGGTACGATTCACCTCCAGGGTTCACCTTCAAAGTTTTTAATGAGTTATGCAACATTTTCATCCGTGGTTGTTATATAA
- a CDS encoding NtaA/DmoA family FMN-dependent monooxygenase (This protein belongs to a clade of FMN-dependent monooxygenases, within a broader family of flavin-dependent oxidoreductases, the luciferase-like monooxygenase (LMM) family, some of whose members use coenzyme F420 rather than FMN.), whose protein sequence is MNQISNIGNKMLIGLHLGNGYGSQPGAWRMPGVDPQSYTSFDARVKQAQAAERGKFHFLFLPDGPGAVLADIATESPAFNLDVMMTLAAVARETNRIGLVATGSTTFNEPFNLARQFKALDVMSHGRAGWNAITSSGEDVAANYGKKIPSSEDRYGRAHEVVQLIQALWGSWGKDAWVHDQQSGHFAKKDQILPINLQGKYAGSRGPLYIPPSEQGQPVIFHAGGSPNAHELAGRFANAVIGAAFTIDDARAQRNAFREAAKSYGRNPDEIKYIPGLMTTIAKDRRTALDRRIQLAGESLAQRAGYLQQMLGIPIDVRRMDEPFSKEQLADARPSRYDPRSPHALKIAKEGWSLRDILAHGVIDYHPVIVGPGIEAADHMQAWFEAGAADGFWISPDVNADGIDAFVDEVVPILQQRGLFHQEYDGKTLRSHLGAPDQYGIDPRV, encoded by the coding sequence ATGAATCAAATTTCAAACATCGGTAACAAGATGCTAATCGGCCTGCATCTGGGAAATGGATATGGTTCTCAGCCGGGAGCCTGGCGAATGCCGGGAGTAGATCCCCAAAGCTATACCAGTTTTGACGCAAGGGTAAAACAGGCACAGGCAGCAGAGCGCGGCAAATTCCATTTTCTGTTTTTACCTGATGGGCCCGGGGCTGTCTTGGCAGATATTGCCACCGAATCCCCGGCGTTCAACCTGGATGTGATGATGACCCTGGCTGCGGTCGCTCGCGAAACGAACCGAATCGGTTTGGTTGCCACCGGGTCTACGACATTTAATGAACCTTTCAATCTGGCAAGACAATTTAAGGCCCTTGATGTGATGAGCCACGGCCGGGCGGGCTGGAATGCCATTACATCAAGTGGTGAAGATGTTGCTGCAAATTACGGAAAGAAAATCCCTTCGAGCGAAGACCGTTATGGCCGCGCCCACGAAGTTGTTCAACTTATACAGGCGCTTTGGGGCAGTTGGGGAAAGGATGCCTGGGTGCATGACCAGCAGAGTGGCCATTTTGCAAAGAAAGATCAGATCCTTCCAATAAACTTACAGGGCAAATATGCCGGCTCACGGGGACCACTTTACATTCCACCATCTGAGCAAGGCCAGCCCGTTATCTTTCACGCCGGCGGTAGCCCCAATGCCCACGAGCTGGCCGGTCGTTTTGCCAACGCCGTAATAGGTGCGGCATTCACGATTGACGATGCACGCGCCCAGCGAAACGCATTCCGGGAGGCGGCTAAAAGTTACGGCCGTAACCCCGATGAGATCAAATACATTCCGGGCCTGATGACTACCATTGCCAAAGACAGGCGCACAGCCCTTGACCGCAGGATTCAATTAGCCGGGGAATCACTCGCTCAAAGGGCCGGATATCTTCAACAAATGCTGGGTATACCAATTGATGTTCGCCGCATGGACGAGCCATTCTCCAAAGAACAGTTGGCTGATGCCCGCCCGTCCCGTTATGATCCCCGCTCACCGCATGCTTTGAAGATTGCAAAAGAAGGATGGAGCCTACGTGACATATTAGCCCACGGTGTAATTGATTATCATCCTGTAATTGTCGGGCCGGGCATTGAAGCCGCAGATCATATGCAGGCTTGGTTTGAAGCAGGTGCCGCCGATGGGTTCTGGATTTCTCCCGATGTAAATGCAGACGGAATTGATGCCTTTGTGGATGAAGTAGTTCCGATCCTTCAACAGCGCGGGCTTTTCCACCAGGAGTATGACGGAAAGACTTTACGCAGCCATCTTGGTGCCCCGGACCAGTACGGTATTGATCCGCGCGTCTAA
- a CDS encoding ArsR/SmtB family transcription factor, translating to MDTKSLTKMAKSLSDPHRLLLLKEIAKGTNRGCADLFEFVPISQPSMSQHLKSLAESGLIESHKEGRNMRLAINDEKLDELTSFLQSLKTT from the coding sequence ATGGATACGAAATCACTTACTAAAATGGCAAAGTCGCTTAGCGACCCGCACCGTCTACTGCTGCTTAAAGAAATAGCAAAAGGGACAAACAGAGGGTGTGCGGATCTATTTGAATTTGTTCCCATAAGCCAGCCATCCATGTCGCAGCACTTAAAATCCTTGGCCGAGTCCGGCTTAATCGAGTCGCATAAGGAAGGGCGTAATATGCGCCTTGCTATTAATGATGAAAAATTAGACGAGTTGACGAGCTTTCTACAATCCCTGAAAACAACATAG